A region of uncultured Anaeromusa sp. DNA encodes the following proteins:
- a CDS encoding LytTR family DNA-binding domain-containing protein: MISTMVIDDEEMAVKQLEFLLGQYPEVQLCAAVTDPVVALEKAVLCQPELVFLDIHMPEVSGLEVAEELMCLLPQTYIVFVTAYDEYALQAFEYNAIDYVLKPVTRKRLEKTMQKVLLNLQRSPKERGGGGSQLDKLRSLRKEGSVKIIAVEEEGRILLLQYADVIMFTPQGHGALIHTKNKVYRTRQSMQYWEERLEEFNFFRCHKSYLVNFNRIEKLLPMFNNTYLLKLADYPEEIPVSRSKAKELTQILGL; the protein is encoded by the coding sequence ATGATTTCGACCATGGTGATTGATGATGAAGAAATGGCAGTGAAGCAGCTGGAATTTCTCTTGGGACAGTACCCGGAGGTGCAGCTTTGCGCAGCGGTCACCGATCCGGTGGTCGCTCTTGAGAAGGCGGTGCTTTGTCAGCCGGAACTCGTTTTTTTAGATATTCATATGCCGGAAGTAAGCGGTCTGGAAGTGGCGGAAGAGCTGATGTGTCTATTGCCGCAAACGTATATCGTGTTTGTCACGGCCTATGACGAGTATGCGCTGCAGGCATTCGAGTATAACGCCATTGATTATGTATTGAAACCGGTGACACGCAAGCGCTTGGAGAAAACCATGCAAAAAGTGCTTTTGAATTTGCAGCGATCCCCAAAAGAGAGGGGAGGCGGCGGCTCGCAGTTGGATAAGCTGCGAAGTCTACGCAAGGAAGGCTCTGTAAAGATCATTGCGGTCGAGGAAGAAGGGCGTATCTTGCTGTTGCAGTATGCCGATGTTATCATGTTTACGCCGCAAGGGCATGGCGCTTTGATTCATACGAAGAACAAGGTTTATCGCACAAGGCAGTCCATGCAATATTGGGAAGAACGGTTGGAGGAATTCAATTTCTTTCGTTGTCATAAGAGCTATTTGGTGAACTTTAACCGCATTGAAAAGCTGCTGCCAATGTTCAATAATACGTATTTGCTTAAGCTGGCTGACTATCCGGAAGAAATCCCGGTCAGCCGCAGCAAAGCCAAAGAGTTAACGCAAATCCTGGGCTTATAA
- a CDS encoding amidohydrolase family protein, producing MAKVIKCGELFCAVDGSVRKNAVVVVEGNRIVAVQDAAQYMGKSEDEVIDLSAQFVMPGLIDTHVHLGFGGKPSLVEVHEAPELVVVKAMKNAQLDLLGGFTTVRDEGYPTLTGCALLREAIEGGVFSGPRIFTSGMYITPTAGHLDFRHVDETSGFKSFKPINIADGPEEVRAAARYMLKYGADQIKVLVTGGVLSPGNEPGEQNMSVEEIQAAVEVAHMHGKIVSAHAHGTAGIHAAAVAGVDVVEHGTLVDEETIRIMAAKKIAIVPTFIVLKVVSEKGPKAGIPDFAVRKAAAMVSSHLSNIKKAYDAGVRIVFGTDCGTPLTPHGTQAGEFALMAQAGISPEDVLLGATRYAAELLKWEKDLGTIAVGKLADLVAVPRNPLQDISAMQEVFFVMKDGVVYKQ from the coding sequence ATGGCTAAAGTTATTAAATGCGGAGAGTTGTTTTGTGCAGTCGATGGCAGCGTGCGGAAAAATGCCGTCGTGGTTGTCGAGGGAAACCGCATTGTGGCGGTACAGGATGCGGCGCAGTATATGGGGAAATCGGAAGACGAAGTGATAGACTTATCTGCTCAATTTGTAATGCCAGGTTTGATTGACACGCATGTACATTTAGGATTTGGCGGCAAGCCGTCGTTGGTCGAAGTGCATGAAGCGCCGGAATTGGTTGTGGTCAAGGCTATGAAGAATGCACAGCTTGACTTGTTGGGCGGCTTTACAACCGTGAGGGATGAAGGATATCCCACGCTTACCGGTTGCGCATTGCTGCGGGAAGCCATTGAAGGCGGTGTGTTTTCGGGGCCTCGTATTTTTACGAGCGGCATGTATATTACGCCGACTGCTGGACATCTGGATTTTCGGCATGTTGACGAAACTTCTGGCTTTAAATCGTTCAAGCCCATTAATATTGCCGACGGGCCGGAGGAAGTGCGGGCGGCAGCGCGGTACATGCTGAAATACGGTGCTGATCAGATCAAGGTACTGGTAACCGGTGGCGTTCTAAGCCCTGGCAATGAGCCTGGCGAGCAAAATATGAGTGTTGAAGAAATCCAGGCGGCAGTAGAAGTGGCCCACATGCATGGGAAAATCGTATCTGCCCATGCTCATGGAACGGCTGGCATTCACGCCGCAGCTGTTGCGGGCGTAGATGTAGTGGAGCACGGTACGCTGGTAGATGAAGAAACGATTCGCATTATGGCGGCAAAGAAGATTGCTATTGTGCCGACCTTTATCGTACTCAAGGTGGTTTCAGAAAAAGGGCCTAAAGCAGGTATTCCAGACTTTGCCGTGCGTAAAGCGGCTGCTATGGTAAGCTCGCATTTGAGCAACATCAAAAAAGCGTATGATGCCGGCGTGCGTATTGTCTTCGGTACTGACTGTGGTACGCCGTTGACGCCGCATGGTACGCAGGCGGGAGAGTTTGCTTTAATGGCACAGGCTGGGATATCTCCGGAAGATGTGCTGTTGGGAGCTACGCGTTATGCAGCAGAACTTTTGAAATGGGAAAAAGATTTAGGAACCATTGCCGTAGGCAAGTTGGCTGACCTTGTGGCGGTGCCGCGCAATCCATTGCAAGATATAAGCGCGATGCAGGAAGTTTTCTTTGTTATGAAAGACGGCGTGGTCTATAAACAATAA
- a CDS encoding MFS transporter — translation MKDLQQQGKWFYGWWVVIGGILIMAVMHSLLTTCWGLYVKPVTADMGFSRGAFALCSTIISGVTVFLSPYMGKWLAKKNTRLIHSICIVGMALSYAAFSLATSITHFYIIAFFMGAFSCGAVALPVSIIITNWFVKKRGLAISLALAGSGFGGAVISPLMTQVMQGYGWRESFVVFGILMVVVSLPMALFVMKKTPESMGLKPYGSEESPSVKTEKTVNLSADIPDISLEEAKKQGFFWAYIFGIFALCFVGFGSLSQLAAYLADAHDPVFAAAMLSLFLIVVTPGKISLGWVYDKFGTRLGTAYICIIFILSFVCMLYPESKPLMYVMAVLYGLGICSGTVCPPVITAAMFGSKHYGEIYGFINLFVYVGAALSVPAVALVYDQTGSYHMAWLLCIGLCVVSLVALLYSDRQCRAFMSKRLRETA, via the coding sequence GTGAAGGATTTGCAACAGCAAGGTAAATGGTTTTATGGCTGGTGGGTTGTCATTGGCGGTATTCTGATTATGGCGGTGATGCACTCGCTATTGACAACATGCTGGGGTTTGTACGTCAAGCCGGTAACAGCGGATATGGGCTTTAGCCGGGGTGCATTTGCATTGTGCAGTACTATTATTTCCGGGGTAACCGTATTTTTGTCTCCCTATATGGGGAAATGGCTGGCGAAAAAAAATACGCGCCTGATTCACAGTATCTGTATTGTAGGCATGGCCCTTTCGTATGCGGCGTTCTCTTTGGCCACATCGATTACGCATTTTTATATCATTGCCTTCTTTATGGGCGCCTTTTCCTGCGGTGCCGTGGCTTTGCCGGTCTCGATCATCATTACCAATTGGTTTGTGAAAAAAAGAGGCTTGGCCATCAGTCTGGCGCTGGCAGGGAGTGGCTTTGGCGGTGCTGTGATCAGTCCGCTTATGACGCAAGTCATGCAGGGGTACGGTTGGCGGGAATCTTTTGTGGTTTTCGGTATTTTGATGGTAGTTGTCAGTTTGCCGATGGCGTTGTTTGTGATGAAAAAAACTCCGGAAAGCATGGGCTTGAAACCGTATGGAAGCGAAGAATCTCCTTCGGTTAAAACGGAAAAAACGGTGAATTTAAGCGCTGATATACCGGATATTTCCTTGGAAGAAGCAAAAAAACAAGGATTCTTTTGGGCTTATATATTTGGGATTTTTGCATTGTGCTTTGTCGGCTTTGGCTCGTTGAGTCAATTGGCTGCCTATTTGGCAGATGCGCATGATCCTGTGTTTGCAGCGGCCATGCTGTCGTTATTCTTGATTGTGGTGACGCCTGGGAAAATTTCTCTGGGCTGGGTGTATGATAAGTTTGGCACGCGCCTGGGAACCGCATATATCTGTATCATCTTTATACTTTCCTTTGTGTGTATGCTCTATCCGGAATCAAAGCCGTTGATGTATGTTATGGCGGTTTTATATGGCTTGGGCATTTGCAGCGGTACGGTTTGCCCGCCGGTAATCACGGCGGCTATGTTTGGCTCTAAGCATTATGGAGAAATATACGGGTTTATCAATTTGTTTGTTTACGTAGGTGCGGCATTGTCGGTGCCGGCTGTCGCTTTAGTATATGATCAAACCGGTTCGTATCATATGGCGTGGCTGCTATGCATTGGGTTGTGTGTCGTTTCTTTAGTCGCTTTGTTATACAGCGATCGCCAATGCCGGGCTTTTATGTCCAAACGGCTGCGGGAAACGGCATGA
- the queF gene encoding preQ(1) synthase — protein sequence MSRSKEELAGISHLGSQNTKYQYAYAPEVLEAFENKHPGNDYWVKFNCPEFTSLCPMTGQPDFATIYISYIPGEKMVESKSLKLYLLSFRNHGDFHEDVVNIIMKDLFKLMQPKYIEVWGKFLPRGGISIDPYCNMANGGAKYEKLAWHRMEQHDLYCMDKVDNR from the coding sequence ATGTCGCGAAGTAAGGAAGAACTGGCTGGCATTAGCCATTTAGGGAGCCAGAATACAAAGTATCAATACGCCTATGCACCGGAGGTGCTGGAGGCGTTTGAAAACAAACATCCTGGGAATGATTACTGGGTGAAATTCAATTGTCCAGAGTTTACCAGTCTTTGTCCTATGACCGGGCAGCCGGATTTTGCTACTATTTACATCAGCTATATTCCAGGTGAAAAGATGGTGGAAAGCAAATCCTTAAAGCTCTATTTGCTCAGCTTCCGCAACCATGGAGATTTCCATGAAGATGTAGTGAACATTATTATGAAAGATTTGTTCAAGCTGATGCAGCCGAAATACATTGAGGTATGGGGGAAATTTCTGCCGCGTGGAGGCATTTCCATTGACCCTTACTGCAACATGGCCAATGGCGGAGCAAAGTACGAAAAGCTAGCATGGCATCGCATGGAGCAGCATGATCTCTACTGTATGGATAAAGTAGACAACCGTTGA
- a CDS encoding APC family permease — MLRTLRYFLIGRPLHNRQAAHERLPKWKALAIFSSDALSSVGYGPEQVILTLAASGLLVYGYFQDILLAVLALLAVVTLSYVQVSRANAGGGGSYAVAKANLGEYPALIAASALFADYVLTVAVSVSSGTDALVSAFPSLIPWSVTIDVLVLFGILMLVNLRGVRESSNVFVLPTYLFIFGILVLIVTGLYSVLTGTQPVVPPESMVKQELDLTVIVLLLRAFANGCSSMTGVEAISNGVPMFKAPQTENAIHTTYWMSGMLAVMLAGLSFLMLHYHVTPIENVTMLSQIAEETFGRGWLYYYIQLTTMLILYLAANTAFNGLPPLMSLLARDGYMPRYLSSLGDRLSYSNGIILLTVIAGLLIIQFEGNVEHLISLYAIGVFLSFTLAQAGLVLHWRKERSKGWLYRAILNGFGAIVTGIVVLVVAITKFTYGAWVVLVFIPIMVYCFQKVHAHYADLAEQLHLPKEEAKYRQPLEGRNIVVVTVASPTRAVAETMRYARKIGDEVIALHVATDETTKERVEKKWLEWDPGVHLVTVYSPYRMVLHRIVAYIKILEKQKNPEDYITVVIPEFETRKWWHRLLHNQTGWLLRTMLILEKDVVVATVPYQLKK, encoded by the coding sequence ATGTTGCGCACCTTGCGCTATTTTCTGATTGGCAGGCCGCTGCACAATCGTCAGGCAGCGCATGAACGTCTGCCCAAATGGAAGGCATTAGCCATTTTTTCGTCTGACGCGTTGTCTTCTGTAGGCTACGGGCCGGAGCAGGTTATCTTGACGCTGGCGGCATCAGGTCTTTTGGTATATGGATATTTTCAGGATATACTGTTGGCTGTATTGGCTCTTTTGGCAGTAGTGACGCTGTCTTATGTTCAAGTATCACGGGCCAACGCCGGAGGAGGCGGCTCTTATGCCGTGGCCAAGGCGAATCTCGGCGAGTATCCGGCTTTAATTGCCGCGTCGGCCTTGTTTGCGGATTATGTGCTGACCGTAGCGGTCAGCGTGTCGTCTGGTACGGACGCGCTGGTATCGGCATTTCCCTCCTTGATTCCTTGGAGCGTAACCATTGACGTGCTGGTTCTTTTCGGCATTTTGATGTTAGTCAACCTGAGGGGCGTGCGGGAATCCTCTAATGTGTTCGTTTTGCCGACGTATTTGTTTATTTTTGGCATCTTGGTTTTGATTGTTACGGGGCTTTATAGTGTGCTAACCGGTACGCAGCCGGTGGTGCCGCCGGAATCCATGGTGAAGCAGGAATTGGATTTGACGGTCATTGTGCTCCTTTTGCGGGCGTTTGCTAATGGCTGTAGCTCGATGACCGGCGTGGAAGCCATCTCTAACGGCGTGCCCATGTTCAAGGCGCCGCAGACGGAAAACGCGATTCACACCACGTACTGGATGTCTGGCATGTTGGCAGTGATGCTGGCGGGCCTGTCTTTTTTGATGCTGCACTACCATGTGACGCCGATTGAAAACGTCACGATGCTGTCGCAAATTGCCGAGGAGACTTTTGGTCGCGGTTGGCTGTATTACTACATTCAGCTAACAACCATGCTGATTTTATACTTGGCGGCTAATACTGCGTTTAATGGACTGCCGCCGTTGATGTCGCTTTTGGCGCGTGACGGCTACATGCCTCGTTATTTAAGCTCGTTGGGAGATCGTCTCAGCTATTCTAACGGTATTATTTTGCTGACTGTCATTGCTGGTCTTTTGATTATTCAATTCGAGGGCAATGTAGAACACCTGATTTCGCTCTATGCCATCGGCGTATTCCTTTCGTTTACCTTGGCGCAAGCAGGCTTGGTGCTTCATTGGCGCAAAGAGCGTTCTAAAGGGTGGTTGTATCGAGCCATTCTTAACGGTTTTGGCGCGATTGTTACCGGCATTGTGGTGCTGGTGGTGGCGATTACCAAGTTTACTTATGGTGCTTGGGTGGTTTTGGTATTTATCCCCATTATGGTGTATTGTTTCCAAAAAGTGCATGCTCATTATGCTGACTTGGCAGAACAGCTTCATTTACCTAAGGAAGAGGCGAAATATCGTCAGCCCTTGGAAGGTCGTAACATCGTTGTCGTCACGGTGGCTTCGCCGACACGGGCGGTGGCTGAGACTATGCGTTACGCCCGCAAGATTGGCGACGAGGTTATTGCTTTGCATGTAGCAACCGACGAGACCACTAAAGAACGAGTGGAGAAGAAGTGGTTAGAATGGGATCCAGGCGTGCATTTGGTGACAGTGTATTCGCCGTACCGCATGGTGTTGCATCGCATTGTAGCTTACATTAAAATACTCGAGAAACAAAAGAATCCCGAAGACTACATCACTGTAGTTATTCCAGAGTTTGAAACCCGTAAATGGTGGCATCGACTGCTGCACAATCAGACTGGTTGGTTGCTGCGGACCATGCTGATTTTGGAAAAAGACGTTGTTGTGGCGACCGTGCCTTACCAATTGAAGAAATGA